A window of Desulfovibrio desulfuricans DSM 642 contains these coding sequences:
- a CDS encoding MBL fold metallo-hydrolase produces MSAPNVRGFFDPVTATWTYVVWSATDAQKRCAIIDSVLDFDLHACRTSTVSADAVIDFVRQQGFVVEWILETHIHADHVTAASYIKEKMGGKIAISKHMLDIISTWTPIFQTQEDTPADGSAFDHLFENNEEFTIADMPAKIIHTPGHTPADTTYIVGNAAFVGDTIFLPDVGSGRCDFPGGSAEDSYDSSRKLFALPDDLRIYVGHDYPPEGVRGPQCMATVGEQKTANVRLNLQVGKAEFVAKRKADDNGKAVPPLILPSLQANMRTGKFGKAVNGLQFVKLPLNRM; encoded by the coding sequence ATGTCTGCACCCAACGTGCGCGGATTTTTTGACCCCGTTACCGCTACCTGGACATATGTGGTCTGGTCTGCAACCGATGCCCAGAAGCGTTGCGCCATTATAGACAGCGTGCTGGATTTTGACCTTCACGCCTGCCGCACATCCACTGTTTCTGCCGATGCCGTTATTGATTTTGTCCGCCAGCAGGGCTTTGTGGTGGAGTGGATTCTTGAAACCCACATCCATGCCGACCACGTCACCGCAGCCAGCTATATCAAGGAAAAGATGGGCGGGAAAATAGCCATCAGCAAACACATGCTGGATATCATTTCCACCTGGACGCCCATCTTTCAAACGCAGGAGGACACGCCCGCAGACGGCTCGGCCTTTGACCATCTGTTTGAAAATAATGAAGAATTCACCATTGCCGACATGCCCGCAAAAATCATCCACACGCCGGGGCATACCCCCGCAGACACCACCTATATTGTGGGCAATGCGGCCTTTGTGGGCGACACCATCTTTTTGCCCGATGTGGGTTCAGGCCGGTGCGACTTCCCTGGCGGCAGCGCCGAGGATTCGTATGATTCCTCCCGCAAGCTCTTTGCCCTGCCCGACGACCTGCGCATCTATGTAGGGCATGACTACCCGCCTGAGGGTGTGCGAGGCCCGCAGTGCATGGCAACCGTTGGCGAGCAGAAAACCGCCAACGTGCGGCTGAACCTGCAAGTGGGCAAGGCCGAATTTGTGGCAAAACGCAAGGCGGACGATAACGGCAAGGCTGTGCCGCCGCTCATATTGCCCTCCCTTCAGGCCAACATGCGCACAGGAAAATTCGGCAAGGCCGTCAACGGCCTGCAATTTGTAAAACTGCCCCTGAACCGCATGTAA
- a CDS encoding rhodanese-like domain-containing protein, which yields MTTIKSISAQALRQKDLKQALIVDVRTPMEFAEKRLDFPTMLAPVTELDPHMVALRSGALTDTPIYTLCASGKRAQTAAAKFAEAGFADITVIEGGLAACKEAGFPTTGQALPKTGETSPTLDRQVRLVAGALTALFVLLGLFVHKAFLVGALFIGCGQVFSGLTNWCGLALLLTRAPWNKKGCSGGACPIGAGKSPGASCQ from the coding sequence ATGACAACTATTAAGAGCATCAGCGCGCAAGCCCTGCGGCAAAAAGACCTCAAGCAGGCGCTCATAGTGGATGTGCGCACCCCCATGGAATTTGCAGAAAAACGCCTCGACTTTCCGACCATGCTGGCCCCGGTGACGGAGCTTGATCCTCACATGGTTGCCCTGCGCAGCGGGGCATTGACAGACACCCCCATTTATACCCTTTGCGCCAGCGGAAAGCGTGCGCAAACGGCGGCGGCCAAATTTGCCGAAGCCGGATTTGCGGACATAACCGTTATTGAAGGCGGCCTTGCGGCCTGCAAGGAAGCTGGATTCCCCACCACAGGACAGGCGCTGCCCAAAACAGGCGAAACCTCACCCACGCTGGACAGGCAGGTGCGCCTTGTGGCCGGGGCGCTCACAGCCCTGTTCGTTTTGCTGGGGCTTTTTGTACACAAGGCATTTCTGGTTGGCGCGCTCTTTATTGGCTGCGGGCAGGTATTTTCCGGCCTTACCAACTGGTGCGGCCTCGCGCTGCTGCTCACACGCGCACCCTGGAACAAAAAGGGCTGCTCTGGCGGCGCCTGCCCCATTGGCGCCGGCAAAAGCCCCGGCGCAAGCTGCCAGTAA
- a CDS encoding sulfite exporter TauE/SafE family protein: MRNKWVLFGVVASLLVLTASVALAADGSVLANAIAKQVETAPNTLNMQAEPGYLGIPGGPKVNMILAFGWALWVGWIFSTVGAFGGVMAGVGHMTVHGLGAYAKSFGKTPLNKSVTDSVRASNQMLAGLSAVISTFSYYRMKRLVLPLGFALGLGSIVGAFSAVSLTAGKLNFSSYQGYFGLFVLLLGLYLMWETSPAGQRSKAKAKEAAKAFEAAAKSKGEGVVAPTGVKLIKFSMTSCQFTFCGVEFAFNPLLPFFGGVVIASIAAFLGVGGGFLLVPFITSVTQLPMYLAAGTSALAVLLSMITGITTLMLHGALVDWNLVGLELAGIAVGSIVGPYTSRFFSEIWLKRLFIVLALYVGTDYILRGFFNIKMFG; this comes from the coding sequence ATGAGAAACAAGTGGGTACTTTTCGGCGTGGTGGCTTCACTTCTGGTGTTGACCGCCAGTGTCGCCCTTGCCGCTGACGGCAGTGTGCTTGCCAATGCCATCGCCAAACAGGTGGAAACGGCTCCCAATACCCTCAATATGCAGGCTGAACCCGGCTATCTCGGCATCCCCGGCGGCCCCAAGGTCAACATGATTCTGGCCTTTGGCTGGGCCTTGTGGGTGGGCTGGATTTTCTCCACCGTGGGCGCTTTTGGCGGCGTTATGGCTGGCGTGGGCCACATGACCGTGCACGGCCTTGGCGCGTATGCCAAATCTTTTGGCAAGACGCCCCTTAACAAGTCCGTCACCGACTCCGTGCGCGCCTCCAACCAGATGCTCGCCGGTCTTTCCGCTGTTATCAGCACGTTCAGCTACTACCGCATGAAGCGTCTTGTGCTGCCCCTGGGCTTCGCCTTGGGCCTTGGCTCCATCGTGGGCGCTTTCAGTGCTGTTTCTCTGACTGCCGGCAAGCTGAACTTCTCGTCCTACCAGGGCTATTTTGGCCTCTTCGTGCTGCTGCTGGGCCTGTACCTGATGTGGGAAACCTCCCCCGCCGGTCAGCGCTCCAAGGCCAAGGCCAAGGAAGCCGCCAAGGCTTTTGAAGCTGCCGCCAAGTCCAAGGGCGAAGGCGTTGTTGCCCCCACGGGCGTGAAGCTCATCAAGTTCTCCATGACCAGCTGCCAGTTCACCTTCTGCGGCGTGGAATTTGCCTTCAACCCCCTGCTGCCCTTTTTCGGCGGCGTGGTTATCGCCAGCATCGCGGCCTTTTTGGGCGTGGGCGGCGGCTTCCTGCTGGTGCCTTTCATCACCAGCGTGACCCAGCTTCCCATGTACCTGGCTGCCGGTACCTCCGCTCTGGCCGTGCTGCTCAGCATGATCACCGGTATCACCACCCTCATGCTGCACGGCGCGCTGGTGGACTGGAATCTGGTCGGTCTTGAACTGGCCGGTATTGCCGTGGGCTCCATTGTCGGCCCCTACACCTCGCGTTTCTTCTCCGAAATCTGGTTGAAGCGCCTGTTCATCGTGCTGGCCCTGTACGTCGGCACCGACTACATCCTGCGCGGCTTCTTCAACATCAAGATGTTCGGCTAG
- a CDS encoding response regulator yields MHCFLDCRCQRIEENVCVLWISAAEQQPIDVLSDIPIGIIRMKVTQGPATLHCTYMNSEALFMTGTSGSEASKCFHASDLMHVHSADVCRVEHMLAMFTSGKAVPPLECRLRPQDGHVRWIRVSLSWVIPQKVLQLAFVNISTEKETLAHNRQNQVLLQKILDTTQAAIFWKDAERRFIGVNKAFLEYYGFDSEQVLLGKNDEDMGWHSDPDPYKNDELRVLQGENTTRVPGMCFCKGENRHIVASKSPLYEDGKIVGLVGSFEDVTSEYMLRKDVVDLNAKLHTALKKERQANRAKSDFLLRMSHDMRTPLATIVGFSDLELKKHREPDLTKAFSTIKACSNFLLAILSDILDLQKLSNGKIDVIPTICTGAHSAKSIESIIRPQAEAKNITFITHFNCTATTCHAQIDTRKVQQIIVNLLNNAVKYTQPGGTITWRNDISGENADSLVVTHVISDNGPGISKKFQARMYSPFTQEDHVSSAGSGLGLAIVKNLVDILGGNITCKSAPGQGTTFTVILPHKKATAADITAFHKKNCKQHAAASLKGRKILICEDNVINSEILKEMLESEGMLCEQAFNGSEGVEKAKGRNYDIIMMDIRMPVMDGYQATREIREFDVDTPIVALSANVFADEIQNAFESGMDEFLEKPVVMSKMFSVLGQLLSPTPDAPLHRPD; encoded by the coding sequence ATGCATTGCTTCCTTGATTGCCGCTGCCAGCGGATTGAAGAAAACGTTTGCGTACTGTGGATTTCTGCCGCAGAACAGCAGCCGATTGATGTTCTGTCTGATATTCCAATCGGCATCATCCGCATGAAGGTCACGCAGGGGCCTGCCACGCTTCACTGCACCTACATGAACAGCGAGGCGCTGTTCATGACAGGCACATCGGGGAGTGAGGCGAGCAAGTGCTTCCACGCCAGTGATCTCATGCATGTTCACAGTGCCGACGTGTGCAGGGTAGAACACATGCTGGCAATGTTCACCTCCGGCAAGGCCGTGCCGCCTCTGGAGTGCAGACTGCGCCCGCAAGATGGGCACGTCAGATGGATTCGCGTCAGTCTCTCCTGGGTTATTCCCCAAAAAGTTCTGCAACTGGCATTTGTCAACATTTCCACTGAAAAGGAGACCCTGGCGCACAACCGGCAAAACCAGGTTCTGCTGCAAAAGATTCTGGACACCACCCAGGCTGCAATCTTCTGGAAAGACGCTGAAAGGCGTTTTATCGGCGTAAACAAGGCTTTTCTGGAATATTACGGCTTTGATTCCGAGCAGGTGCTCCTGGGCAAAAATGATGAAGACATGGGCTGGCACAGCGACCCCGACCCATACAAAAATGATGAACTGCGAGTGTTGCAGGGCGAAAACACCACGCGGGTTCCCGGCATGTGTTTTTGCAAGGGCGAAAACCGCCACATTGTAGCCAGCAAAAGCCCACTTTATGAAGACGGAAAAATTGTAGGCCTTGTGGGCAGTTTTGAAGATGTCACAAGTGAATACATGTTGCGCAAAGACGTAGTGGATCTCAATGCCAAGCTGCACACAGCGCTGAAGAAAGAACGCCAGGCCAACCGCGCAAAGTCGGACTTTCTCTTGCGCATGAGCCACGATATGCGCACTCCCCTTGCCACCATTGTGGGTTTTTCAGATCTTGAGCTAAAAAAGCACAGGGAGCCTGACCTCACCAAGGCCTTCTCCACCATAAAGGCGTGTTCAAATTTTCTGCTTGCCATTCTTTCTGACATTCTTGACCTGCAAAAACTCTCTAACGGAAAAATAGACGTTATACCTACAATTTGCACTGGCGCACATAGCGCAAAAAGCATTGAGTCCATCATCAGGCCCCAGGCGGAGGCAAAAAACATCACATTCATAACGCATTTCAACTGCACAGCAACCACCTGCCATGCGCAGATCGATACGCGCAAGGTTCAGCAGATTATCGTCAACCTTCTGAACAATGCAGTCAAATACACGCAACCCGGCGGCACCATAACATGGCGCAATGACATCAGCGGTGAAAATGCCGACAGTCTTGTTGTAACCCACGTTATTTCTGATAACGGGCCGGGAATCAGCAAAAAATTTCAGGCCAGAATGTACTCCCCGTTCACGCAGGAAGATCATGTTTCCAGCGCAGGCAGCGGGCTTGGGCTGGCCATTGTAAAAAATCTGGTCGACATTCTTGGGGGCAACATCACCTGCAAATCTGCGCCGGGCCAGGGAACGACCTTTACGGTGATTTTGCCCCACAAAAAAGCCACCGCCGCAGATATTACCGCTTTCCACAAAAAAAATTGCAAGCAGCACGCCGCAGCCTCACTCAAGGGAAGGAAGATCCTCATCTGCGAAGACAACGTCATCAACAGTGAAATCCTGAAAGAAATGCTAGAAAGTGAAGGCATGTTGTGCGAGCAGGCGTTCAATGGCAGCGAAGGGGTGGAAAAGGCCAAAGGCCGTAATTACGACATCATCATGATGGACATTCGCATGCCTGTGATGGACGGCTATCAGGCCACCCGCGAAATACGGGAGTTTGATGTGGACACCCCCATTGTGGCGCTTTCCGCCAATGTTTTTGCCGATGAAATACAGAACGCCTTTGAATCCGGCATGGACGAATTTCTGGAAAAACCGGTTGTTATGAGCAAGATGTTTTCAGTTCTTGGGCAGCTTCTTTCCCCCACGCCTGACGCGCCTTTGCACAGGCCGGATTAA
- a CDS encoding carbonic anhydrase, whose product MKNVERLLQGNAFFQKNYFCKHENELLELVSSGQHPKVLYIGCADSRVIPSLITNTPPGQLFVLRNVGNFVAPYKPDEDYHAMAAGIEYAVTALNVEEIIICGHTYCGAIAALYKDIHDEAFVHTQKWLSLGKKAKELATLALGKEVGQDKLLRLTEKLSIIFQIENLMTYPCVRDRVKSGDLHVHGWLYYIESGEIKYYDPDEHDFLALKK is encoded by the coding sequence ATGAAGAACGTTGAACGCTTGCTTCAGGGAAATGCATTTTTCCAAAAAAACTACTTCTGCAAGCATGAAAATGAGCTTCTGGAACTTGTTTCCAGCGGCCAGCACCCCAAGGTGCTCTATATCGGCTGCGCCGATTCCAGGGTTATTCCATCGCTTATCACCAACACTCCTCCCGGCCAGCTCTTTGTGCTGCGCAATGTGGGCAACTTTGTAGCCCCTTACAAACCGGACGAAGACTATCACGCCATGGCCGCAGGTATTGAATATGCCGTAACAGCCCTGAATGTTGAAGAAATCATCATCTGCGGCCACACCTATTGCGGCGCCATCGCAGCCCTGTACAAGGACATTCACGATGAGGCCTTTGTGCACACGCAAAAATGGCTTTCGCTGGGCAAAAAAGCCAAGGAACTTGCCACGCTGGCACTTGGCAAGGAAGTTGGACAGGATAAACTGCTGCGCCTGACAGAAAAACTCTCCATCATTTTTCAGATAGAAAACCTCATGACATACCCGTGCGTGCGCGACAGAGTAAAATCGGGCGACCTGCACGTTCACGGCTGGCTCTACTATATTGAATCTGGCGAAATCAAATATTACGACCCAGACGAGCACGATTTTCTGGCCCTGAAAAAATAA
- a CDS encoding methyl-accepting chemotaxis protein — translation MQLRAKVCIPIAGITLAIGICCYFVIQKQFERLNEINIQTLVEARSSQMKQAIELCSEQAMRMAALVSRLPEVEAAYRTAMEGDINDENSAAAQRGREMLRASLAPMLDGFKAVIGEKPQIHYHFPPARSFARLWRDKQTKRGDKWVDISDDLSTFRPTVLEVNKNGKALCGVEIGSGGFEIRGLAPVTSLSGSQLGSVEVLVSFTHVLNGLSAGEGESSLLYMNAEHLKVATGLQNKEKHPIVADSYVLVSGTKDGKVEGLLDKSFLDATRKGSTTRIVGSTLLSGMPITDFKDKQIGVLVFSTDLSEQQGIMSHAGIILAAAFLTLLVVPLVMTFFVLSITVLRPVQSIRQTIQEIAEDRAVLANRLKYSSSDEIGALASWFNRLLDKIESMLTEVQGYRNLLDSVPDPIFGVDDDYRIIIANKATETLLEKDITKLRGQFCHDNFNTEVCQSDDCPIAQSKCSGKSVVARILDIGTAENPHYIQPFSDVLRDNQGNKIGYVEIARDVTTLVLKEREIEATMKHMQEVNTSISLAADSLTEAVGLMKDRFQQVSDGADAQNGRAQETATAMEEMTSTVREVAQNASSAADQTEDARQKARHGAEIVDEAVSAIAEVNSHTGALLKEMESLETHTEGIGRIMGVISDIADQTNLLALNAAIEAARAGDAGRGFAVVADEVRKLAEKTMQATKEVTEAITTIQSVAKGNMQEMRDTADTVSRATEMANQSGVALSQIVEIVASASNSVQSIATAAEQQSATSEEINRAITDVKHVAETTNTLTRELHGTVAELSRLAAQLKALSQG, via the coding sequence ATGCAATTACGAGCAAAAGTCTGCATCCCCATAGCTGGCATCACACTTGCTATCGGCATTTGTTGCTATTTTGTCATTCAAAAGCAATTTGAAAGACTTAACGAAATAAATATACAGACTTTGGTCGAAGCCCGCTCCTCGCAGATGAAACAGGCCATTGAACTGTGCAGCGAACAGGCCATGCGCATGGCCGCGCTGGTGAGCAGGCTGCCCGAGGTTGAGGCCGCCTACAGAACAGCCATGGAAGGCGACATTAACGATGAAAACAGCGCCGCCGCCCAAAGGGGGCGGGAAATGTTGCGCGCTTCCCTCGCTCCCATGCTGGATGGATTCAAGGCGGTTATCGGTGAAAAACCCCAGATACACTACCACTTTCCCCCGGCCCGGAGCTTTGCGCGCCTGTGGCGCGACAAACAGACCAAGCGGGGCGACAAGTGGGTTGATATTTCAGACGATCTTTCGACCTTCCGCCCCACCGTGCTTGAGGTAAACAAGAACGGCAAAGCCCTGTGCGGGGTCGAAATCGGCAGCGGCGGCTTTGAAATCCGGGGCCTTGCACCTGTCACAAGCCTTTCGGGCAGCCAGCTGGGTTCTGTTGAAGTGCTGGTGAGTTTTACCCACGTTCTGAACGGCCTGAGCGCTGGCGAGGGAGAATCCTCGCTGCTGTACATGAACGCCGAGCACCTTAAGGTTGCCACGGGCCTGCAAAACAAGGAAAAGCACCCCATTGTTGCCGATTCATATGTTCTTGTGAGCGGCACCAAGGACGGCAAGGTTGAGGGATTGCTGGACAAGAGCTTTCTGGATGCAACCCGTAAGGGATCGACCACCCGAATTGTCGGCTCCACCCTGCTTTCCGGTATGCCCATTACAGATTTCAAGGACAAGCAGATCGGCGTGCTCGTGTTCAGCACTGATCTGTCTGAACAGCAGGGCATCATGAGCCACGCGGGGATCATCCTTGCGGCGGCCTTCCTTACCCTGCTTGTGGTGCCGCTGGTCATGACGTTCTTTGTGCTCAGCATAACAGTGCTGCGGCCAGTTCAGAGCATCCGTCAGACCATCCAGGAAATTGCAGAAGACAGGGCTGTGCTGGCCAACCGCCTGAAGTATTCCTCCTCGGACGAAATCGGCGCGCTGGCCTCATGGTTCAACCGGCTGCTGGACAAGATTGAAAGCATGCTCACGGAGGTGCAGGGATACAGAAACCTGCTGGATTCCGTGCCCGACCCCATCTTTGGCGTGGATGACGACTACCGCATTATCATCGCCAACAAAGCCACAGAAACCTTGCTTGAAAAGGATATCACAAAGCTTCGCGGGCAGTTCTGCCACGACAACTTCAATACCGAAGTGTGCCAGAGCGACGACTGCCCCATTGCGCAGTCCAAGTGCAGCGGCAAATCTGTGGTGGCGCGTATACTTGATATCGGCACTGCGGAAAATCCGCATTATATTCAGCCGTTCAGTGATGTGCTGCGCGACAACCAGGGCAATAAAATCGGCTATGTGGAAATTGCGCGCGATGTGACCACTCTGGTGCTGAAAGAGCGCGAAATTGAAGCAACCATGAAGCATATGCAGGAAGTGAATACCTCCATAAGCTTGGCGGCTGACAGCCTGACAGAAGCTGTGGGCCTGATGAAGGACCGCTTCCAGCAGGTTTCGGACGGTGCGGATGCGCAAAATGGCCGTGCGCAGGAGACCGCCACCGCCATGGAAGAAATGACTTCCACCGTGCGCGAGGTGGCGCAAAATGCTTCTTCCGCCGCTGACCAGACAGAAGACGCGCGGCAAAAGGCCCGGCATGGCGCAGAAATTGTTGATGAAGCAGTTTCTGCCATTGCAGAGGTCAACAGCCACACCGGTGCCCTGCTCAAGGAAATGGAATCCCTCGAAACCCATACCGAGGGCATTGGCAGAATCATGGGAGTTATCTCGGATATTGCCGATCAAACCAACCTGCTGGCCCTTAATGCGGCTATCGAAGCAGCCCGCGCGGGCGATGCCGGGCGCGGTTTTGCCGTAGTGGCGGACGAAGTGCGCAAGCTCGCGGAAAAGACCATGCAGGCCACCAAGGAAGTCACAGAGGCCATTACAACCATTCAATCTGTGGCAAAGGGCAACATGCAGGAAATGCGCGACACTGCCGACACTGTCAGCAGGGCCACTGAAATGGCCAACCAGAGCGGCGTAGCGCTTTCCCAGATAGTGGAAATTGTCGCCAGTGCCAGCAATAGTGTGCAATCCATCGCCACGGCAGCGGAACAGCAATCCGCCACAAGCGAAGAAATCAACCGCGCCATTACAGATGTGAAGCATGTTGCAGAAACCACCAACACCCTGACGCGCGAACTGCACGGCACCGTTGCCGAACTTTCACGCCTTGCAGCACAGTTGAAAGCGCTGTCGCAAGGATAA
- a CDS encoding NADH:flavin oxidoreductase/NADH oxidase has product MNPLFSPIKLKGLTLPNRIVVPPMDQYSAEEGRPVQWHVMHYGTLAVSGAGLLIVEATAVEAPGRISPQDLGLWNEAQEAAHKAMLDSIRSYSSTPIGIQLGHAGRKGATGLPWEGGKPLMPGNGGWEICAPSALPYAPGHQKPTELTAADIARLTESFVAAAKRAVRAGYDAIELHAAHGYLMHEFLSPLSNARTDAYGGSLANRMRFPLEVLAAVRAVVPPNYPVGVRVSGTDFAEGGWNAEECAVFARAVEKAGGAYIHVSGGGLSPDQKITLAPGYQVALAAAVKAAVSELPVIAVGLITEPELASSLVVTGQADMVAIGRAMLYDPRWPWHAAAALGQTIAGPSPYLRSKPHNVKDLFA; this is encoded by the coding sequence ATGAATCCACTCTTTTCTCCCATCAAACTCAAAGGGCTGACACTGCCCAACCGGATAGTCGTCCCCCCCATGGATCAATACTCGGCAGAAGAGGGCCGCCCCGTGCAATGGCATGTCATGCACTACGGCACTCTTGCCGTTTCCGGCGCCGGGCTGCTCATTGTGGAAGCTACGGCTGTGGAAGCGCCAGGGCGCATATCCCCGCAGGATCTCGGTCTGTGGAATGAGGCGCAGGAAGCCGCCCACAAGGCCATGCTCGATTCCATCCGCTCCTATTCTTCCACGCCCATCGGCATCCAGCTTGGGCATGCCGGACGCAAGGGCGCTACCGGACTCCCCTGGGAAGGCGGCAAGCCGCTCATGCCCGGGAACGGCGGGTGGGAAATATGCGCCCCCTCCGCCCTGCCCTATGCCCCGGGCCATCAAAAACCAACTGAACTCACGGCGGCAGACATTGCCCGCCTTACAGAATCCTTTGTCGCTGCAGCAAAGCGCGCTGTGCGCGCCGGGTATGACGCCATTGAGCTGCATGCGGCCCACGGCTACCTTATGCACGAATTCCTCTCGCCCCTCAGCAATGCCCGCACCGATGCCTACGGCGGCAGCCTCGCAAACAGAATGCGCTTTCCGCTGGAAGTGCTGGCAGCGGTACGCGCTGTTGTTCCGCCCAATTACCCGGTGGGCGTGCGCGTTTCCGGCACCGACTTTGCCGAAGGCGGCTGGAATGCGGAAGAATGCGCTGTCTTTGCCAGGGCAGTTGAAAAGGCAGGGGGCGCGTACATACACGTTTCCGGCGGCGGCCTTTCGCCCGACCAGAAGATTACCCTTGCGCCCGGCTATCAGGTGGCGCTGGCTGCGGCGGTCAAGGCCGCAGTGAGCGAGCTTCCTGTTATTGCCGTGGGCCTCATCACAGAGCCGGAACTGGCCTCAAGTCTTGTGGTTACAGGGCAGGCCGACATGGTGGCCATTGGCCGCGCAATGCTTTACGATCCGCGCTGGCCCTGGCATGCCGCTGCCGCTCTTGGGCAGACCATTGCCGGGCCGTCGCCCTACCTGCGCAGCAAGCCGCATAACGTGAAGGATCTTTTTGCGTAA
- a CDS encoding serine hydrolase domain-containing protein: MQKQKKIMNLFAGKLASRFVALLIVALCALVPAGSSAANAEKPADVALAQRLDAVLNKAVAEGRIVGAVVMVARQGQVVYARAVGMADVEKGTPMSPDTRFRLASMSKPIASAAALALVEKGMIALDDPVTRWIPSFTPALAGKADPVITVRHLLTHTAGLSYGFSEPPDGPMALAEVSDGLDDPPITLEENIWRLATVPLYYEPGTDWKYSLAIDVLGEIVSRAGGDKLPNVVQELVTGPLGMTHTGFMADDPDLLAAPYVWANGKAQRMAETEIVSNAVSATRFQPGRALDEQAFPSAGAGMVGTAADYLKFLEAVRENGGSILKPDTAKAMTADQVCPILSQRLSVTAGKTNEVVAPGWGFGFGGAVLLHPEEAEYPAGQNTWSWSGAYGSHFFMDRANGISFVALTNTTPTGMAGPFAVGLARAVYGKK, from the coding sequence GTGCAGAAGCAGAAAAAAATAATGAATTTGTTTGCGGGCAAACTGGCGTCCCGGTTTGTTGCCCTGCTGATTGTTGCCCTTTGCGCCTTGGTTCCGGCTGGCAGCAGCGCCGCCAACGCCGAAAAGCCAGCCGATGTGGCTTTGGCCCAGCGGCTTGATGCCGTGTTGAACAAGGCTGTGGCCGAGGGCCGCATAGTGGGGGCTGTGGTCATGGTTGCCCGTCAGGGGCAGGTGGTCTATGCGCGGGCTGTGGGCATGGCCGATGTGGAAAAAGGCACCCCCATGAGTCCGGATACGCGCTTTCGGCTGGCCTCCATGAGCAAGCCCATTGCGAGCGCCGCAGCACTTGCTCTGGTGGAGAAGGGCATGATCGCTCTGGACGATCCCGTAACCCGCTGGATCCCCTCCTTTACCCCTGCGCTTGCGGGCAAGGCGGATCCGGTCATTACCGTGCGGCACCTGCTCACGCACACTGCCGGGCTTTCTTATGGATTTTCGGAGCCGCCCGATGGCCCCATGGCGCTGGCCGAAGTTTCCGATGGACTGGATGACCCGCCCATCACGCTGGAAGAAAACATCTGGCGGCTTGCCACGGTGCCGCTTTATTATGAGCCGGGTACAGACTGGAAATACTCCCTTGCCATTGATGTGCTGGGCGAAATCGTATCACGGGCTGGCGGGGACAAGCTGCCCAATGTGGTGCAGGAGCTTGTAACCGGGCCGCTGGGCATGACGCACACAGGCTTTATGGCAGATGATCCTGACCTGCTTGCCGCACCCTATGTGTGGGCCAATGGCAAGGCCCAGCGCATGGCGGAAACTGAAATTGTGTCCAATGCTGTTTCCGCAACGCGCTTTCAGCCGGGGAGGGCGCTGGACGAACAGGCCTTTCCCTCCGCCGGGGCAGGGATGGTTGGAACAGCGGCAGACTACCTGAAATTTCTCGAGGCCGTGCGCGAAAACGGCGGCTCCATCCTCAAACCGGATACCGCGAAGGCCATGACTGCCGATCAGGTCTGTCCCATATTGTCGCAACGGCTGAGTGTAACCGCAGGTAAAACCAACGAAGTTGTTGCGCCGGGCTGGGGATTTGGTTTTGGCGGCGCGGTGCTGCTACACCCTGAAGAGGCGGAATACCCCGCGGGCCAGAACACCTGGAGCTGGAGCGGCGCATACGGAAGCCATTTTTTCATGGATCGCGCCAACGGCATATCCTTTGTGGCGCTTACCAATACCACGCCTACGGGGATGGCGGGGCCGTTTGCGGTTGGCCTTGCAAGGGCAGTGTACGGCAAAAAGTAG